The Actinoplanes sp. N902-109 genomic interval CTCGGCTTACCTTAGGCCGAGGGGTGGCGGGTCCGTCAAGTTCAACGGGGCGGGCATCACTCGCCCGTTGCGGACAACCGGTCGAGAATGTCCGGCACCGCGCCCAGGATCCGGCGCTCCTCGGCGCTCAGCTCGGCCTCGATGGCCGCTGCGACCCACTGCCGGCGGGACTGCCGGTCGGCCTCCAGCGCGGTCGCGCCCGCGGGGGTGAGAGCGATCAGGACCGCCCGGCCGTCGCCCGGGCTCGGTGCCCGGCTGACCAGGCCTTTTTCCGCCAGCTCCGCGAGCGTACGGCTCATGCTCTGATGCTTCACGCCGCGCCCAGCCGCCAGTCCGGCGATGGTTTGCGGGCCGTCGCGGTCGAGTGCGGCCAGCGCGGCGGCTTGCGGGGCCGGGATCGTGTCGGCCCGCGCGCGGGTCACCCGGACGAACCGGCCGATCGCCTGCCGCAACCGCTCCGCGAGATCGTCCTCCATGGGTTGACTGTACAGCAAGACTGTATAGTTGACGGATGTACTTGACGAAGCACGCCCACGCCTGTGTCACCTTCACCGACGACGACCGCACCCTGCTGGTCGACCCCGGCACCTTCACGCCCAACGCGGCCGAGCTGATCGCCGCCGCCGACGCGGTGCTGGTCACGCATGGACATTTCGACCACTTCGACGGCGCCGCCCTCAAGGCGGAGCTGGACCGGCGACCCGACCTCCCCGTGTACGGCCCGGCGTCCGTCCTGGCCGAGCTGGGGGAGCGGGGCAGCCGGCTCGTCGCGGTCAAGAACGGTGACCGCGTCCAGGCCGCCGGGTTCGACGTCGCGGTGCACGGGGAGCAACACGCATTGATCCACGTTGACATCCCGCTCGTCGACAACGTCGGCTACCTGGTCGAGGGGCGGGTGTTCCACCCCGGCGACTCGTACGCCGCCCCGCCTGCCGCGGTCGAGACGCTTCTGCTGCCCACCAGCGGGCCGTGGACCAAACTCGGCGAGGCAGCCGACTTCGTGCGCGCGGTGCACCCGCAGCGGGCCATCCAGATCCACGAACTGATGCTCAGCGACCTCGGCCAGAATTCCTACCGCATGCTGCTCGGCGAGAACGGCCTGACCGGCCTGGCGCTGGAAAACCTGGCCTGGGGCGACGCCACCGACGTGTGACCGGCGGTCTCTCCGCGTCCGGTCGCCGACCGAGCGTCTCTCCTGACCGCACAGCCCGCCGGCCCGCGCGGCTTGTTGAGGCGCGCGGCTTGCCGATGTGCGGGCTTGTTGATGCGCCGGGCTTGTCGGCCCGCCAGCTTTTGACGCGCGCCGGGCCTGTTGACTCGCCGGCTTTGGCGCGCCCGCCCTTTCGACCGTCGGCTTTTTGAAGCGCCCGGCCCGCCGATGCGCTTGCTCGTCGACTCGGCCGCGTCCTCGTGGTCATCCGCGCCCGCCGGCCGGTCGGCGCCCGCCGGCCCGCCCGGCCTGTCGGCGTCCGCCCGGCCGGTCAGCGTCCGGCATGACGGTCAGCGTCCGGCATGACGGCGCGCCCGGCGTATCAGCGTGCCGGCTTGTCGATGGGCCGTGGCTGGTCAAGGGACCGGCTTGTCCATCCGCCTGGCTGACAACGCGCCGGCTCGTCGTGGCGCCCGGCCCTGTCGGTGCTCCAATTCGTCACTGTGCCGGGTGTATCGACTTTCCCGGTTCGTCACTGTGCCCGGTTTATCGACTCCTCCGGTTCGTCACTGTGCCGGATGCATCGACTCGTCCGGTTCATCACCGTGCCGGTGCACCCACTTGTCCGGTTCGTCAATGCGTCTGGCCGTCAACGTGCCAAATTCGTTAACGTGTCAGGTTCGTCAACATGACCGGTCGTCAACGTGGTCGGTCGTCAACATGACCGGTCGTCAACGTGGTCGGTCGTCAATGTGTACTGCCCGTTGACGCACGTTTGGCTGGGCAGGGCGCAGGGCCCGACGATGGGCCGGCGAGTCAGTGCACGGAGAAACCGCCGTCCACGAAGATCGTCTGCCCCGTCACGTAAGCCCCGGCGTTGCTCGCGAGGAACGCTGTCACCCCGGCGAAGTCGCGCTGCTCGCCGTTGCGTCCCGCCATCGTGCGATCGGCCATGGCCTGCACCCGCTGCGGGTCGCGGAAGACCGCCTCGGTCAACGGCGTGTGCACGAAGCCGGGCGCGATGGCGTTGACGCACACGCCGCTCGCCGACCATGCTTCGGCCTGAGCCCGGGTCAACCCGGTGATCGCGGCCTTCGACACCCCGTACGCGCCGCTGTTGCCGAACGCCCGGATGCTCTGCTGCGACGCCAGATTGATGATGCGCCCCCACCCTGCGGTCGCCATCGCGGGGCCGAAGCGCTGCCCGAGCAGGAACGGCGCGTCGAGGTTGGCCGCCATGGTGCGGTCCCACTCCGCCTCAGTGAGCGCACCCAGCGGCGGCCTCAGGTTGATCCCCGCCGCGTTGATCAAGATGTCGGGCGTACCCCATCCAGTCGTCAACTCGTCGATGACCCGCTTGATGCCGGCCCGGTCGCCCAGGTCGCCGCTGAGCCAGGAGGCGGTGCCGCCCTCGGCGGTCAACTCGTCGGCGGTTGCCCGCAGGGGCTCGCTGCGCCGGGCCACGAGCACCACGGCGGCACCGGCCCGCGACACCGTGCGGGCCATTTCCTTGCCGATGCCGGAACTGCCCCCGGTGACCACTGCCGTGCGGCCCTTCAACGAGAACAATTCATCGAGTTCGGCGTGCACGGTGTTGTCCTTCCGGGCCGGTTGGGTTGCTGTACGGCCGCGACCATTCTGCACCGTATGAGATCGATCTTGGGGGTGCGCGATGCTGGCCGGGCCTGACAACGAACGCTGTCGTGGTCGCCGCCCCCGCCGGTCCACGACGGCTCGATCCGACGGCCCGCGGCGCAAAGACGCGGATCTGCCCCCTTATCGCATTGACACCGCCCTCGTCGATGTTCTCGTCGCCGCCGAAAGCAGACGGCTCCGCGCACCGCTCCATCGCGTCCCACGACCGGCTGGTGGATGATGTTCCGCTTGGCGCCACTCATCACCACGAATGCCTAGTTGTGGTGGGAGCGCTCCCATGTAACGATGTCCATCACTGCGCAAGTATTCGCGGTCCCCGTCCCTATGTCCGTCCCCGTCACGATCCTGATCCCGCGCTGATCTCCCCGCGCCCACCGCGGCGAAGGTCCCCGCACGCACCGCCCCGCTCCGCGCTGCTTGCGCTGTCCGACCGCACGGTTCCGCCGTACGAAACGCCGTACCAAGAGCCGTCCGGAAGAGCCGCACGGAAAATCCGCCCGCACCGTTCTTCCGCCACTGAACGAACGGAGTCCCATGTCCGTCCGATCCCTGCTCGCCGGTACGGCCGCCGTCCTCGCGGCCGCCACCGGCTGCTTCGTCGCCACTCTCAACGCAACCCCCGCCGCCGCTGCCACCGGCGGCACCGGCACCGGCTACCTGCACACCAACGGCAACAAGATCGTCGACAGCGCGGGCACCACCGTCCGGCTGACCGGCATCAACTGGTTCGGCATGGAGACCGACAACAAGACCTTCCACGGTCTGTGGTCGAGCAACCCGTGGCGTTCCCAGATCGACACGATGGCCCGGCTGGGCTACAACACGCTGCGGGTGCCGTTCTCCGACGACGCGCTCAAGACCGGCGCCACCGCAACGGGAATCAACGACTACGTCAACCCTGATCTGGTCAACCTGTCGCCTCTGCAGGTCCTCGACAAGGTCATCGACTACGCCGGCAGCAAGGGGATGCGCATCATCCTCGACCGGCACCGTCCGACCTCCGCGGGCCAGACCGCGCTCTGGTACACCTCAGCCGTACCCGAGTCCACCTGGATCAGCAACTGGCAGGCGCTGGCCCGCCGCTATGCCGGCAACACCACGGTGATCGGTGCCGACCTGCACAACGAACCGCACGCCGAGGGCACCAACCCGGCCGCCACCGGCTCCTGCTGGGGCTGTGGCGACACCGCCCGCGACTGGCGCCTCGCCGCCGAACGCGCCGGGAACGCCATCCTCTCCGTGCAGCCCAACTGGCTGATTTTCGTGGAAGGCGTCAGCTGCCCCAGCGGTGGCCTCTCCAACGTCTGGGACAACGACCCCAGCAACGACGAGGACTGCGGCTGGTGGGGTGGCAACCTTTCCAAGGCAGGCCAGTTCCCGGTACGGCTCAACGTCGCCAACCGCCTCGTGTACTCGCCGCACGAGTACGCCACGTCGGTCTACCACCAGACCTGGTTCGACGACCCGTCCTACCCCGCGAACATGCCGGCGATCTGGGACAAGTACTGGGGTTACCTGTACAAGCAGAACATCGCCCCGATCATGATGGGCGAGTTCGGCACCACGCTGCAGAACGACATCGACAAGGTGTGGCTGCAGAGCCTGCTCGCCTACACCGGCACCGGCGTCAACGGGATGTCGTTCACCTACTGGTCGTGGAACCCCAACTCCGGTGACACGGGAGGCATCGCCAACGACGACTGGACGACGGTCAACACGGCCAAGCAGGCGATCATCCAGCCGTACCTGATCCCGCCGGTCGGCGGGGCCGGCCCCTCGCCCAGCGGCCCCACCCCGAGTGGCAGCACGAGCACCCCGCCGCCCGCAGGCGCCTGCACGGCGACATACAAGCAGGACAACGCCTGGCAAGGCGGCTTCCAGGGCTCGCTGACGATCAAGAACACCGGAAACGCCACGCTCAACCCGTGGTCGGCGACCTGGACCTGGCCCACCGGCGTCACCCTGGGCAGCGGCTGGAACGCCACGGTGACCCAGTCCAGCACCACCGTGACGGCCGCCGCCCCGGGCAGCAGCCCCGCGCTGGCCGCGGGCGCGTCGATCACCATCGGCTTCACCGCCAACGGTACGGCGACCCCGCCCGCCACCGTGAAACTGTCCGGCGCAGCCTGCTCCTGAAACACGCCGGGTGCCGCGGTTTCGCGGCACCCGGCCCAGGACAGCGAGCCGGCCGGCGGCGCTTCACCGGGCCCCCGGTCAAGCGCCGCCCGGCCCTCTCCTCGTGAAGGGCTGACTCAGCGCAGCCGGTGTGTTCTCGCAGGGCGCGGGCTGAGCGTCGTAGGCGTCTCCTCGCGAGGCGCCGGTTGAGCGCCGTCGGCGTCTTCCCCCGGGCGCCGGACCACGGGTCGTCGCGAGGAGCCGGGCTGGCCGATCAAGCTGTCACCGTTGACGATCAACACTTCAGCATTGCCGATCAACCCGGTCAACATTGACGCGAACAACCTCGGGACCGTCCCGTCAACCCGACGAGCGCATGCCCGAGAATGGCGGTCATGAACGACGACGTGCGCGAGCGGATCCTCGCGCTGCTGGCCGCCGGCCCGGCCACCGTGGCAATCCTGGCCGAGCGCCTGAAGGTCCCCGGCGGCGTCGTCAGCTACCACCTCAAACGCCTTGAGCAGGATGGCCTGGCGCGCATCGGAGCAACCCGTCACGTCCGGGGCGTGCCGACTCCGGCCTACGTCAGCACAGTGGCCGCCGCTCCGCGAACGCTGCCGGCCTCGGCGCCACTCCCCGGCCTGACCTGGACCGGAACCGGCCGCTTCCCGATCCCGCTGTGGACGGTCGACCGCCCCAGCGCCGAGTCGGCCGATCCCGCCGATCCCGCCGATCCGGCCAGGCCTGCTGGGGCCGGCGATTTCGCGACGTCCGTCGATCCCGCCTCCACGGTGGCCGAGGCTGTCCGATTCGGACCGGGCGGCCCCGAAAGCCTCGGCACAGCACGGCGATCGGTGTCGGTCCCTGCCCCACGGTCCGCTGCGGAAGACCGCACTGCGGCAAACTTCCACCCCACGCCGACAACGGGGTACGGAATCGCAGGGACCAGCACAGCCGACTGGCCGGCGGAGCACTCCGGCCGCACCCGCGCTACCGCGCAGCCGCAGCAAGAAGCCGTGCGGTCGCAGCGAGAAGCTGTGCAGTCGCAGCAGGGAGTTATGCAGCCGCAGCAGGCAGCGGCCCAGCGCGCCCGCTACGGACCAGCTCCGCTCCTCCGCGAGGTCCGCCGGGTCCCGATGGACGACGCCACCTTCTACGAGTTCGCCGAGCGGCTGGACGCGCTGGCCCGCGAGTTCGCCGAGCGTTCCGTGCCCGGCGCCCGTACCGCCGAGGTCGCCATCGCCCTGCACCGCCCGCCGTCCGGGGAGCTCGCCGGCTACGGCTCCTGACCCGGCAAGCGGCCCCGAAATGACCGGCCCCGCTGCCCCAAGGGCCGGCCCCGCCGCCCCGAAAGGACCGGCCAGGCCACCTCGAGAGGACCGGCCAGGCCACCTCGAGAGGACCGGCCAGGCCACCTCGAGAGGACCGGCCAGGCCACCTCGAGAGGACCGGCCCCGCCGCCCCGAAAACCGGTCTCGCCGCCCCGGGAAGAGCCGCCCCGGACGGGCCCGCGCCACGTCTCTCCCTAAACTTGATTTATTCCAGACAAGCGCTATGGTCGTCGGGTGACATCCGACTTCGAGGCGCAGCTGCGGGCGGCCTCGTTGCGCGTGACGCGGCCGCGGCTGGCGGTGCTCGCCGCTCTGCGCGACCATCCGCACGTCGACACCGACGCCGTCATCGCGCTCGTTCGGACGGATCTCCCGACCGTCTCCCACCAGGCGGTTTACGATGTGTTGCGCGCGCTCACCGAGGCCGGCCTGGTGCGGCGGATCCAGCCCGCTGGTGCGACCGCTCGTTATGAATCGCGGGTGCGGGACAACCATCATCACATCGTGTGCCGCTCCTGCGGCGCCATCGCCGACGTCGAGTGCGCTGTCGGCCATGCTCCCTGCCTCACCGCCTCGGGCGACCACGGCTTCGTGGTGGACGAGGCGGAAGTCGTCTACTGGGGCACCTGCCCCGACTGTTCGGAAGGAAACTGATGAGCGACGCTCAGGACCACCCCGCCAGCGCGCAGGGTGTGGACAACAAGGCGGCGGCCGGCTGCCCGGTCGCGCACGACTCGGTCACCTCGCACGGCAGTGAGAGCGAGAACCCGGGGATTCCCGCGCCGACGCCGAAGACCGGCGGCCGGCCGCACTCGAACCGGGACTGGTGGCCCAACCAGCTCGACCTGTCGGTGCTGCACGCCCACTCCGCCAAGGGCAACCCGCTGGGGGAGGACTTCGAGTACGCCAAGGAGTTCCAGAAGCTCGACGTCGAGGCGCTCAAGCGGGACATCACCGAGGTGCTGACCACCTCGCAGGAGTGGTGGCCGGCCGACTTCGGGCACTACGGCGGTCTGATGATCCGGATGAGCTGGCACGCCGCCGGTACGTACCGGATCCAGGACGGCCGCGGCGGCGCCGGTGACGGCGGGCAGCGCTTCGCCCCGCTGAACAGCTGGCCGGACAACGCCAACCTGGACAAGGCCCGCCGGCTGCTGTGGCCGGTCAAGGCCAAGTACGGCCAGAAGGTCTCGTGGGCCGACCTGCTCGTGCTGGCCGGCAACGTGGCCCTGGAGTCGATGGGTTTCCAGACCTTCGGCTTCGGCTTCGGCCGGATCGACACCTGGGAGCCGGAGGAGATCTTCTGGGGTCCCGAGGACGCCTGGCTCGGTGACGAGCGTTACGTCACCGACAACACCATGAGCGAGGGCGTCGGCGCCACCGAGATGGGCCTCATCTACGTCAACCCGGAGGGTCCGCGCGGCAACGCCGACCCGCTGGCCGCGGCGCACTTCATCCGCGAGACGTTCGCCCGCATGGCGATGAACGACGAGGAGACCGTCGCGCTGATCGCCGGTGGTCACACGTTCGGCAAGACCCACGGTGCCGCGCCCGCCGACGAGCACGTCGGACCCGAGCCCGAGGCCGCCCCGCTGGAGGCGCAGGGCCTGGGCTGGCTCAACAACCACGGCACCGGCAAGGCCGGCGACACCATCACCAGTGGTCTCGAGGTCACCTGGACCGACAAGCCCACCCAGTGGAGCAACCGCTTCTTCGAGATCCTTTTCGGGTACGAGTGGGAGCTGACCACCAGCCCGGCCGGCGCCAAGCAGTGGGTCGCCAAGGACGCCGAGGAGATCATCCCCGACGCCCACGACCCGTCGCGCAAGCACAAGCCGACGATGCTGACCACCGACCTGTCGCTGCGCGTCGACCCGGCGTACGAGAAGATCTCGCGCCGCTTCCTGGAGAACCCGGACGACTTCGCGCTCGCGTTCGCCAAGGCCTGGTACAAGCTGCTGCACCGCGACATGGGCCCGGTCAGCCGGTTCCTCGGCCCGTGGGTCGCCGAGCCGCAGCTGTGGCAGGACCCGGTGCCCGCCGTCGACCACGAGCTGGTCAGCGCCGCCGACGTCGCCGCGCTCAAGACCAAGGTGCTCGAGTCCGGCCTGACCGTGGCGCAGCTGGTGTCCACCGCGTGGGCGTCGGCCGCGAGCTTCCGGTTCACCGACAAGCGCGGTGGTGCCAACGGCGCGCGCATCCGGCTCGAGCCGCAGCGCTCCTGGGAGGTCAACCAGCCCGAGCAGCTCGCCTCGGTGCTGTCCACCCTCGAGGGCATCCAGCAGGAGTTCAACAACGCGGGCGGCGCGAAGATCTCGCTGGCCGACCTGATCGTGCTGGCCGGTGCGGCCGCGGTCGAGAAGGCCGCGAAGGACGCCGGCGTCGAGGTCACCGTGCCGTTCCACCCGGGCCGCACCGACGCCTCGCAGGAGCAGACCGACGTCGAGTCGTTCAAGGTGATGGAGCCGCGCGCCGACGGGTTCCGCAACTACCTGCGCCCCGGCGAGAAGACCCAGCCCGAGGTGCTCCTGGTCGACCGCGCCTACATGCTCAACCTGACCGCGCCCGAGATGACCGTGCTGGTCGGCGGTCTGCGCGCGCTGGGCAACAACGTCGGCGCCAGCAAGCACGGTGTGCTGACCGACAAGCCGGGCGTGCTCACCAACGACTTCTTCGCCAACCTGCTGTCCCCGGGCACCCGGTGGAAGGCGTCGGCGTCCGAGGAGAACGTGTACGAGATCCGCGACCTGGCCACCGACGAGGTCAAGTACACCGCCACCGCGGTCGACCTCATCTTCGGCTCCAACTCCCAGCTGCGCGCCCTCGCCGAGGTCTACGCCAGCGCGGACGCCCGCGAGAAGTTCGTGAACGACTTCGTGGCCGCCTGGACCAAGGTCATGGACAACGACCGGTTCGATCTCGCCTGATCGTTCCACCCCGATCCATCCGTACGACGGGAGCCCGGCTGGTCGCACCGCGACCGGCCGGGCTTTTCTCATGCCGGCAGGCCGTCGAGCATCAGCTCGATGGTGAAGGAGAACCGGTCGTGCGAGCTGCCGGCGGTCAGCTCGGTGGCGTACCGCTTGGTGTTGGGGAAGGTGTCGGGCAGCGCCTTGAGCCGGTCCTGGAGTTCGTCGCGGCCGGCCACCCAGTCGCCGCCGGCACGGTTGGCCCGGCTGTCAACCATTGACACCTCCAGGCTGTACGCATTGACGTAGAGCATCAAGGCGTCGGTGGCCCAGGCGGCGGTCTGCGGGTCGGCGCCGCCGGCGAGCACCAGGGTGAGCAGGCCCTCGCCGACGCGCAGCGTGTCCTGGTTCGTCGGGGCGGCGGCGAAGGCGGCCCGGGAGATGCCCGGGTAGCGCCGGTACTGGTCGCGCAGCTGGGTGCAGACGTCGAGGATCTGCTCGCGCCAGCGGTGCGGGTCCGGTGCGGGCAGGTCGATCGCGCTGCTGAGCCGGCCGATCAGCAGCTCGTCGAGGTCCTCCTTGTTGACCACGTGGGCGTACAGCGATGACGGTCCGGTCTCCAGTGCGGTGGCCAGCCGGCGCATCGTCAGGGCCTCGTACCCCTCGCCGGCCACGATGCCGAGGGCGGTGTCGATGATCGCGTCGACAGTGATCGGCTTCTTGCGGCCGCCGGACGGCCCCCGCCGGACCGCGGGGGTGCCCGTCTCCGAGCCGAGATGCCGTGCGGCCCGCCGTTCCTGGGGAGTAGGTGCCATGCGTCCAATCCTAGCCGACTTTACGAACAGTGTTCTATCGCACTCGGAACAACGTTCGTATTGACCCGAACGCCGATCTGTAGAACGGTGTTCGTATCGGCCGGAAGGAGCCATCATGAGCACTCCCGCTCAGCAGCACCACGAACAAGCCACCGCACCGCAGTCGCTACGGGCGGCGTGGATGGCCCTGGCCGGGTTGTCGGCGGTATTCCTCTTCGAGATGCTGGACAACTCGATCCTCAACGTCGCGCTGCCCACCATCGGCCGGGATCTGCACGCCTCGACGACAGCACTGCAGTGGGTGACCGGTGCCTATTCGGTGGTGTTCGGCGGGCTGATGCTGGCCCTGGGCGCGGTCGCCGACCGTTTCGGCCGCCGCCGCACCATGCTCGCCGGGCTGGTCCTGCTCGGCCTGACCAGCCTGGCCACCGCATTCGTCAGCAACGCCGGTCAGCTGATCGCCGTCCGCGCGCTCATGGGCGTGGCGGCGGCGATGACCACCCCGGGCTCCATCGCGCTGGCCTTCCGGCTGTTCCGGGACGACACCCTGCGCGTACGGGCCATGACGCTGATCTCCACCATCGGGCTGGTCGGTCTGGCAGTGGGCCCGACCACCGGTGGTTTCGTCCTCGCCCTCGCCCCCTGGCAAGCGTTGCTGATGGTGAACGCGCCGATCGCGGCGCTGGCCCTGCTCGGCATCCGGGCCGGCATCGCCGCCGACGACCCGGCGGATCTGCACCACGACCCGCTCGACCTGCCCGGGGCGGTGCTCGGCACGCTGACGATCGTGTTCGCGCTGGTGGCCCCCACCCTGTTCGTCAACGAGGGCACCAGCTCCTGGCAGCCATGGGCGGCCACCGTCGCTACCGTGCTGGCTGCGGTGCTGTTCGTGGTCCGGCAACGCACCGCCCGGCACCCGCTGCTCGACCTCGAGCTGGTCGCCCGCCCGCTCGTCTCCGCCGGCCTGGCGTTCAAGGCGGCGACCGGGCTCGCGGTTGCCGGCCTCGGCTATCTGGTGACGCTGCAGCTGCAGCTCGACTGGGGCTGGAGCCCGGCCCGCGCCGCCATCGGCATGCTGCCTCAGGTTGTCGTGTTGATCGGGTCCGGTCCGCTCGTCAACAGGTTCGTCGAACGGGTCGGTCTCGATCGCGCGGCCTGGCTCGGCGCCATCACGGTCGTGGTCGGCCTCGCCGTCTACGGCACGCTGGGCCGCCTCCACTACGGGTACGTCGCGGTGGCGCTCGCCCTGGTGGCCGCGGCAATCCGGGTGGTGGGCGCCGTCGCGGGCGTCAACGTGCTACGCGGTCTGCCGCAGAACCGGACCACCATCGGCGCTGCGCTGGTCGACACCGCCTCCGAGGTCACCTCGGCCGCGGGCATCGCGGTGGCCGGCACCATCCTCGCGGCCCTGTTCTCCGGCACCATCGCCGCGCCGCACTGGACCGCCCACCAGACCGCGCAGTTCGAAACCGCCGTCACCACCGCCGGCCTGGTCCTCACCGGTCTGGCCGCGGCCCTCGTCGGCTGGGGGATCGCCCGGACGCGCCGGGCCGCCGCCGGCACGCGAGATTGATGTGCGCCGCCGGGCCGGCCGTGGTCGCCGGGCGGCCGTCAGTACGCGAGGTTGACGTGCGCCCGGTGATGCTCGCCCTTCTCGATGAGGTCGACGAACCCGAGCGCATAGTCGGCACCGGAGATCTCCCCGCCACCCTGCGGCTGCACTGCCACGTCGGTGCCGACCCGGTAGTGGCCCAGCCGCCGGCCGGGCTGGTGCGCGCCGAAGCCGCCGGCCGGGCTGACGAAGACCCAGTCGAGCGTCTCCGGGGTGGCCGGCAGATCATCGGTGACCAGCGCCGCCGCGGCGACGATCTCGTCGTGGAAGGCCGCCGGGGCGTGGCTCAGATCCGTCACGAAGCGCGGGGCACCGGCCGCCGGACGCAGCGACGAGAACCCGCCGACGACGTAAAGTGCCGCACCCTCGGCATCGGCCAGTCGCGCGATCGTGCCGTACACATCGCGGAAGGTCGTCTTGAGTGGACCGCGCGGCGCGAGCGAGCCCACCACGACGTCAGCCCCGGCGACGACCGCCAACAGTGCCGCCTCGTCCGCGGCGTCGCCCTGCACGTAATTCACGCCGGGCACGGGGTCGGCCGGCAGCGAACGGCTGAACGCGGTGACGTCGTGACCGCGGGCGGCGGCCTCGGCGACGATGGCCGACCCGGCGTATCCGGTGCCACCGAGAACGATGATGCGCGACATGGGATGCCTCTCCGTGGAAGGTCCGCCGGACCCGGGACCGGGCCGGCACGGTTACCGTAGGAGAGCAGATCTCCATCGGGAAGAAGGCACTTTGTGGTAACCACATCGCTGTTCGACGGCAACCTGTACCAGGCTGACTGCGCGACCCGGCGAATCCTCGACCGGATCGGCGACCGGTGGACCGTGCTGGTCATCGGCATCCTGGGTGACGGCGACGCCCGCTTCTCCGAGCTGCGCCGGCGCATCGAGGGCATCTCCCAGAAGATGCTGACCCAGACCCTGCGCGGCCTGGAACGCGACGGCCTCGTCCGCCGCACGGTCCACCCCGAGGTGCCGGTCCGTGTCGAGTACGCCCTCACCGATGCCGGCCGCACCCTGCTGGAACCGTTGCGGGCGCTGCAGAAATGGTCCATCGACCACCTCGGCGGCATCCTGGCGGCGCAGGAGGACTACGACCGGACCTGACGGCCGAGCGGGTTCGCCTGCTGAGCTGTGCGGTCCGGCGGCGTGGATCGGTTGACATCCGTCGATCGGCGGAGTGGGGTGACGTTGATGTTCATCCATCTCCGGGAGGCTTGATGTCAACCCGAGCCCGCTGGGCGGCCACCGCCGCTCTCAGCCTCGTGGTCACGCTCGCCCCACAAGCGGCGCAGGCACAACCGCAGCGGCAGCAACCCGAAATCTCCCTGGCGGCCGGGGAGAGTGCGCTCATCCGGTTCCGGCTGCCCGATGAGGACACTCTGCGCCGGCTCGTCGAGCAAGGTGCCGACCTGGCCGCCCGGCCGCGCACCGCGCCCGGTCAGGTGCTCGCCGACCTGGTGGTCGACGGCGGTCAGCTGGCCACCCTGGTGAAGGACGGGGTCGAGCCGGTCCAGGTGATCGAGCGCGAGGCGCAGGCGGTGGCCCGGCGGCCGCAGACCAAGCTGGCCGCGGCGGCCGACACGCTCCAGTTCCTCCAGGCGTACTGGTGGACCAGCAACGGCCGCACCTTCCTGCAGACGCAGGTCGCGACCACGGCCACCGACAATCCCGACGTGCAGATCACCGTGACGTGGAGGACCGCCGACGGCACCACCGGCTCGTACCAGCTGGTGCGGTTCGAGGACGCCGGTGAGTACCAGTACCACTGGCAGCGGCCGCAGTCGTTGCCCGCGCAGCCGGTGCAGGTCACGGCCACGTCCAGCCTCGGCGGCACCTCGCGGGTGGTCAAGCCGCAGGCCTGGCCCGGTGCCACCCCGCCGGCGCTGCCGAGCGGCTACCAGAAGGACTTCATGGCCGCCTACCTGACGCCGGCCGACATCCAGGCGCGGATCAAGCGGCTCGCCCGGCAGTACCCCGACCTCGTCGACGTGATCAACCTTCCGGACAAGACCCAGGGCTATCGCCGTACGGCCGTCGCGTACCTCGGCG includes:
- a CDS encoding SDR family NAD(P)-dependent oxidoreductase, which translates into the protein MHAELDELFSLKGRTAVVTGGSSGIGKEMARTVSRAGAAVVLVARRSEPLRATADELTAEGGTASWLSGDLGDRAGIKRVIDELTTGWGTPDILINAAGINLRPPLGALTEAEWDRTMAANLDAPFLLGQRFGPAMATAGWGRIINLASQQSIRAFGNSGAYGVSKAAITGLTRAQAEAWSASGVCVNAIAPGFVHTPLTEAVFRDPQRVQAMADRTMAGRNGEQRDFAGVTAFLASNAGAYVTGQTIFVDGGFSVH
- a CDS encoding Fur family transcriptional regulator encodes the protein MTSDFEAQLRAASLRVTRPRLAVLAALRDHPHVDTDAVIALVRTDLPTVSHQAVYDVLRALTEAGLVRRIQPAGATARYESRVRDNHHHIVCRSCGAIADVECAVGHAPCLTASGDHGFVVDEAEVVYWGTCPDCSEGN
- a CDS encoding MarR family winged helix-turn-helix transcriptional regulator; the protein is MEDDLAERLRQAIGRFVRVTRARADTIPAPQAAALAALDRDGPQTIAGLAAGRGVKHQSMSRTLAELAEKGLVSRAPSPGDGRAVLIALTPAGATALEADRQSRRQWVAAAIEAELSAEERRILGAVPDILDRLSATGE
- a CDS encoding cellulase family glycosylhydrolase, coding for MSVRSLLAGTAAVLAAATGCFVATLNATPAAAATGGTGTGYLHTNGNKIVDSAGTTVRLTGINWFGMETDNKTFHGLWSSNPWRSQIDTMARLGYNTLRVPFSDDALKTGATATGINDYVNPDLVNLSPLQVLDKVIDYAGSKGMRIILDRHRPTSAGQTALWYTSAVPESTWISNWQALARRYAGNTTVIGADLHNEPHAEGTNPAATGSCWGCGDTARDWRLAAERAGNAILSVQPNWLIFVEGVSCPSGGLSNVWDNDPSNDEDCGWWGGNLSKAGQFPVRLNVANRLVYSPHEYATSVYHQTWFDDPSYPANMPAIWDKYWGYLYKQNIAPIMMGEFGTTLQNDIDKVWLQSLLAYTGTGVNGMSFTYWSWNPNSGDTGGIANDDWTTVNTAKQAIIQPYLIPPVGGAGPSPSGPTPSGSTSTPPPAGACTATYKQDNAWQGGFQGSLTIKNTGNATLNPWSATWTWPTGVTLGSGWNATVTQSSTTVTAAAPGSSPALAAGASITIGFTANGTATPPATVKLSGAACS
- a CDS encoding MBL fold metallo-hydrolase, with the translated sequence MYLTKHAHACVTFTDDDRTLLVDPGTFTPNAAELIAAADAVLVTHGHFDHFDGAALKAELDRRPDLPVYGPASVLAELGERGSRLVAVKNGDRVQAAGFDVAVHGEQHALIHVDIPLVDNVGYLVEGRVFHPGDSYAAPPAAVETLLLPTSGPWTKLGEAADFVRAVHPQRAIQIHELMLSDLGQNSYRMLLGENGLTGLALENLAWGDATDV
- a CDS encoding winged helix-turn-helix domain-containing protein, which gives rise to MNDDVRERILALLAAGPATVAILAERLKVPGGVVSYHLKRLEQDGLARIGATRHVRGVPTPAYVSTVAAAPRTLPASAPLPGLTWTGTGRFPIPLWTVDRPSAESADPADPADPARPAGAGDFATSVDPASTVAEAVRFGPGGPESLGTARRSVSVPAPRSAAEDRTAANFHPTPTTGYGIAGTSTADWPAEHSGRTRATAQPQQEAVRSQREAVQSQQGVMQPQQAAAQRARYGPAPLLREVRRVPMDDATFYEFAERLDALAREFAERSVPGARTAEVAIALHRPPSGELAGYGS